In Solanum pennellii chromosome 7, SPENNV200, the following are encoded in one genomic region:
- the LOC114077885 gene encoding uncharacterized protein LOC114077885: MSLVSLINMKIIFVLCLLIAIEPRLWHVVGIQGFGPGFLGGLGVQGNGRAFSFGSDGQGSGRAFSFGSGTPGSGPGFSSGLNNGGPFFWSFNGPEADKCLATFKNTPNCVQEIFGSLFKIPFNFIGAPFHSIGPQCCKVVRDIEDNCWPKIFPISPLFPLTLKNLCNSQGQGQGQGQAPSEQQPPSPPSPPQPDVYPTPSTSTSSPPPPQPYSYSFSFANKGD; the protein is encoded by the coding sequence ATGTCTCTAGTTTCTTtaataaacatgaaaataatattcgTTTTGTGCTTATTAATCGCGATTGAACCTAGACTCTGGCATGTTGTTGGCATTCAAGGTTTCGGGCCGGGTTTCTTGGGTGGTTTGGGTGTCCAAGGTAACGGGCGGGCCTTCTCATTTGGTTCGGACGGCCAAGGTTCCGGGCGGGCCTTCTCGTTTGGTTCGGGTACCCCAGGTTCTGGGCCGGGCTTCTCATCTGGGCTGAATAATGGTGGGCCATTTTTTTGGAGTTTTAATGGGCCTGAGGCTGATAAGTGTTTAGcaacttttaaaaatactcCAAATTGTGTCCAAGAAATATTTGGGTCATTGTTCAAAATACCATTTAACTTTATTGGGGCTCCATTTCACTCTATTGGGCCTCAATGTTGCAAAGTTGTTAGAGATATTGAAGATAATTGTTGGCCCAAGATTTTTCCGATAAGCCCGCTCTTTCCTCTCACTCTAAAAAATCTTTGTAACTCACAGGGTCAGGGTCAGGGTCAGGGACAGGCTCCGAGTGAACAACAACCACCATCTCCTCCGTCTCCACCTCAACCAGATGTGTATCCAACTCCATCAACTTCAACTTCATCGCCTCCTCCACCGCAACCATACTcatattcattttcatttgCAAATAAAGGAGATTAA
- the LOC107025866 gene encoding heparanase-like protein 3 isoform X1 encodes MGSLFLQKGVLVWLFLFSLRFICGTTAQGTVFIDGKIAIGRIDRHFICATLDWWPPEKCDYGTCAWDYSSFLNLDLNNIIFLNAIKAFSPLKIRLGGTLQDKVIYQTEDHKQPCASFVRNTTEMFGFTPGCLPLSRWDELNAFFNKSGASIIFGLNALYGRSVHPDSLSVGAWDPSNAESLIRYTVKKGYDIHGWELGNELSGSGVGTRVAADQYASDTIALHKIVKDAYENSETKPLVLAPGGFFDEGWFRELVNKAGASFDVATHHIYNLGPGRDEHLLEKILDPSYLDGEADTFSKLQNILKTSGSSVVAWVGEAGGAYNSGRNHVTNAFAFSFWYLDQLGMSAAYDTKTYCRQTLIGGNYGLLNTTTFVPNPDYYSALLWHRLMGRNVLATSFSGTKKIRAYAHCAKQSQGISLLLINLDGNTTIHSRVDFNGTMLHQQKHRHHHNHRKSSIKLPRSNKIASNTREEYHLTAKDGNLQSQTMLLNGKALIVDSSGNIPTFEPIYVNSTEAITIAPLSIVFVHIPYVLLPACS; translated from the exons atgggTTCTTTATTTTTGCAAAAGGGAGTGTTGGTGTGGctttttttgtttagtttgagaTTTATTTGTGGAACAACAGCTCAAGGTACTGTGTTTATAGATGGGAAAATTGCTATTGGAAGAATAGACAGGCATTTTATTTGTGCTACTTTGGATTGGTGGCCACCTGAGAAGTGTGATTATGGAACTTGTGCTTGGGACTATTCTTCATTCTTGAATCTG GATCTtaacaacattatttttctcaatGCAATAAAAG CATTCTCACCATTAAAGATTCGTTTGGGCGGAACTTTGCAAGACAAAGTCATATACCAAACTGAAGATCATAAACAGCCCTGTGCCTCATTTGTTAGAAACACAACAGAGATGTTTGGTTTTACTCCAGGGTGCCTTCCCTTGTCTAGATGGGATGAACTCAATGCATTCTTTAATAAATCTGG GGCTAGTATTATTTTTGGATTAAATGCTCTATATGGAAGATCGGTACACCCTGATAGTTTATCTGTCGGAGCGTGGGATCCAAGCAATGCTGAATCACTTATACGTTATACTGTTAAAAAGGGATATGATATCCATGGTTGGGAACTCG GGAACGAATTGAGTGGTAGCGGAGTTGGAACCAGAGTAGCAGCAGATCAATATGCATCTGATACTATTGCCTTGCACAAAATAGTGAAAGATGCTTACGAGAATTCTGAAACTAAACCGTTGGTCCTGGCACCGGGAGGTTTCTTTGATGAAGGCTGGTTCAGGGAATTAGTAAATAAAGCTGGGGCATCATTTGATGTGGCAACTCACCACATATATAATCTCGGTCCAG GAAGAGATGAACACCTTCTTGAAAAAATCCTCGATCCATCTTATCTCGACGGAGAAGCTGATACATTTAGCAAACTTCAGAATATCCTCAAGACATCTGGTAGTTCAGTGGTTGCATGGGTTGGTGAGGCTGGAGGAGCTTACAACAGCGGCCGCAACCATGTCACAAATGCCTTTGCTTTTAGCTTCTG GTATTTGGACCAGCTTGGTATGTCAGCTGCCTATGATACCAAGACATACTGTCGACAGACATTGATTGGTGGAAACTACGGTTTACTCAATACGACTACCTTTGTACCAAATCCAGATTACTACAG TGCTCTTCTTTGGCACCGATTGATGGGAAGGAACGTTTTGGCAACGAGTTTCTCAGGGACAAAGAAAATACGTGCATACGCTCATTGTGCAAAGCAATCT CAAGGTATCTCATTACTGTTGATCAACCTTGATGGCAACACCACCATTCATTCCAGAGTTGATTTTAACGGTACCATGTTACATCAACAAAAACACAgacatcatcataaccacagaAAGAGTTCAATCAAACTGCCTAGAAGTAACAAAATAGCATCAAACACAAGAGAAGAATACCATTTAACAGCAAAAGATGGAAATTTACAAAGCCAGACAATGCTACTAAATGGAAAGGCACTAATTGTAGATTCATCTGGAAATATACCTACATTTGAGCCTATATATGTCAATTCAACAGAGGCGATAACCATCGCGCCACTCTCTATTGTATTTGTACACATACCATATGTACTTTTGCCTGCTTGTAGCTGA
- the LOC107025866 gene encoding heparanase-like protein 3 isoform X2 produces the protein MFGFTPGCLPLSRWDELNAFFNKSGASIIFGLNALYGRSVHPDSLSVGAWDPSNAESLIRYTVKKGYDIHGWELGNELSGSGVGTRVAADQYASDTIALHKIVKDAYENSETKPLVLAPGGFFDEGWFRELVNKAGASFDVATHHIYNLGPGRDEHLLEKILDPSYLDGEADTFSKLQNILKTSGSSVVAWVGEAGGAYNSGRNHVTNAFAFSFWYLDQLGMSAAYDTKTYCRQTLIGGNYGLLNTTTFVPNPDYYSALLWHRLMGRNVLATSFSGTKKIRAYAHCAKQSQGISLLLINLDGNTTIHSRVDFNGTMLHQQKHRHHHNHRKSSIKLPRSNKIASNTREEYHLTAKDGNLQSQTMLLNGKALIVDSSGNIPTFEPIYVNSTEAITIAPLSIVFVHIPYVLLPACS, from the exons ATGTTTGGTTTTACTCCAGGGTGCCTTCCCTTGTCTAGATGGGATGAACTCAATGCATTCTTTAATAAATCTGG GGCTAGTATTATTTTTGGATTAAATGCTCTATATGGAAGATCGGTACACCCTGATAGTTTATCTGTCGGAGCGTGGGATCCAAGCAATGCTGAATCACTTATACGTTATACTGTTAAAAAGGGATATGATATCCATGGTTGGGAACTCG GGAACGAATTGAGTGGTAGCGGAGTTGGAACCAGAGTAGCAGCAGATCAATATGCATCTGATACTATTGCCTTGCACAAAATAGTGAAAGATGCTTACGAGAATTCTGAAACTAAACCGTTGGTCCTGGCACCGGGAGGTTTCTTTGATGAAGGCTGGTTCAGGGAATTAGTAAATAAAGCTGGGGCATCATTTGATGTGGCAACTCACCACATATATAATCTCGGTCCAG GAAGAGATGAACACCTTCTTGAAAAAATCCTCGATCCATCTTATCTCGACGGAGAAGCTGATACATTTAGCAAACTTCAGAATATCCTCAAGACATCTGGTAGTTCAGTGGTTGCATGGGTTGGTGAGGCTGGAGGAGCTTACAACAGCGGCCGCAACCATGTCACAAATGCCTTTGCTTTTAGCTTCTG GTATTTGGACCAGCTTGGTATGTCAGCTGCCTATGATACCAAGACATACTGTCGACAGACATTGATTGGTGGAAACTACGGTTTACTCAATACGACTACCTTTGTACCAAATCCAGATTACTACAG TGCTCTTCTTTGGCACCGATTGATGGGAAGGAACGTTTTGGCAACGAGTTTCTCAGGGACAAAGAAAATACGTGCATACGCTCATTGTGCAAAGCAATCT CAAGGTATCTCATTACTGTTGATCAACCTTGATGGCAACACCACCATTCATTCCAGAGTTGATTTTAACGGTACCATGTTACATCAACAAAAACACAgacatcatcataaccacagaAAGAGTTCAATCAAACTGCCTAGAAGTAACAAAATAGCATCAAACACAAGAGAAGAATACCATTTAACAGCAAAAGATGGAAATTTACAAAGCCAGACAATGCTACTAAATGGAAAGGCACTAATTGTAGATTCATCTGGAAATATACCTACATTTGAGCCTATATATGTCAATTCAACAGAGGCGATAACCATCGCGCCACTCTCTATTGTATTTGTACACATACCATATGTACTTTTGCCTGCTTGTAGCTGA